One Pyrus communis chromosome 4, drPyrComm1.1, whole genome shotgun sequence genomic region harbors:
- the LOC137732024 gene encoding ferredoxin C 2, chloroplastic-like, with protein MLSTRISVMDHAIPCHPCVSLSIHRKPPLYRQITWPNTVTHHSNITKWRRNTISELQTPVVVTDRTGDYSPSVPTHKVTVHDRQRGVSHQFLVPEDQYILHTAESQDITLPFACRHGCCTSCAVRVKSGELRQPEALGISTELKSKGYALLCVGYPSSDLEVETQDEDEVYWLQFGRYFARGPIERDDYALELAMGDE; from the exons ATGCTGTCAACCAGAATTAGTGTCATGGACCATGCCATTCCCTGCCATCCCTGCGTTTCCCTTTCTATCCACCGGAAACCGCCACTCTACCGCCAAATCACTTGGCCAAACACCGTCACCCACCACTCCAACATAACCAAATGGCGCCGCAACACGATTTCCGAGCTCCAAACTCCGGTGGTTGTCACCGACCGAACCGGTGACTACTCTCCTTCAGTTCCCACACACAAAGTCACCGTTCACGACAGACAACGAGGAGTCTCCCACCAGTTCCTCGTCCCCGAG GACCAGTACATATTGCACACAGCAGAGTCGCAGGACATCACGCTTCCATTCGCTTGCAGGCACG GTTGTTGTACTAGTTGTGCGGTACGCGTAAAATCTGGAGAACTTAGACAGCCTGAGGCACTAGGAATTTCTACCGAACTGAAATCAAAG GGCTATGCACTTCTCTGTGTGGGTTATCCATCATCTGATCTTGAAGTAGAAACGCAAGACGAGGATGAG GTATATTGGCTTCAGTTTGGCAGATATTTTGCTCGGGGACCAATT GAAAGAGATGATTATGCATTGGAGTTAGCTATGGGGGATGAATAA
- the LOC137730537 gene encoding aluminum-activated malate transporter 12-like, whose product MFPKVHAGMEMDMVKDCGKNGGNEFKRLQIFADRMKRFPGLVWSTVWTVARDDPRRVIHALKVGLSLTLVSLLYLIQPLFVGIGQNAIWAVMTVVVVLEFTAGATLCKGLNRGLGTLLAGSLAFFIEYIATESGRTFRAVFIGAAVFLIGAAATYMRFFPYIRKNYDYGIVIFLLTFNLITVSSYRVENVLKIAHERFYTIAIGCGICLMMSLLVFPNWSGEELHNSTVFKLEGLARAIEACVNEYFREETELNQDKSKEDPIYEGYKAVLDSKSLDETMALHASWEPRHSRHCHRFPWQRYVKLGNVLRHFGYTIVALHGCLGTEIQTPRSVRLLFKDPCIRLAGEVSKALMELSNSMRNRRHCSPEILSDHLHEALQDLNTAIKSQPRLFLGSNSNQATNMLALAAAHATQQKQGVSLSSVKTDSSALLEWKTKRANEQAKEPERKFLRPQPSKIAITSLEFSEALPFAAFASLLVETVAKLDNVIEEVEELGRIACFKEYEHGDENIVVTYERPPVNPIQNHLPSHGAD is encoded by the exons ATGTTTCCCAAAGTTCATGCAGGAATGGAAATGGACATGGTCAAGGATTGTGGTAAAAATGGAGGGAATGAATTCAAGCGTTTGCAGATTTTTGCCGATAGAATGAAACGATTTCCGGGTTTGGTTTGGAGCACGGTGTGGACCGTCGCACGGGATGACCCGAGAAGGGTGATCCATGCTTTGAAAGTTGGCTTGTCTTTGACACTGGTTTCCTTGTTGTATCTGATACAGCCGCTGTTTGTTGGGATTGGACAGAATGCCATTTGGGCTGTCATGACTGTGGTTGTTGTGCTTGAGTTCACTGCAG GGGCAACTTTATGCAAAGGACTGAACCGAGGACTGGGGACATTGTTAGCTGGATCATTGGCCTTCTTCATAGAGTATATTGCAACTGAATCCGGTCGGACTTTCCGAGCAGTTTTCATCGGAGCGGCAGTCTTTCTGATTG GAGCTGCAGCCACGTACATGAGGTTTTTTCCTTATATTAGGAAGAACTATGACTATGGAATTGTGATATTTCTCTTAACCTTCAACCTAATAACCGTGTCAAGCTACCGCGTCGAAAATGTCCTGAAGATTGCGCATGAGAGATTCTACACCATTGCCATAGGCTGTGGTATCTGCCTAATGATGAGTCTACTGGTATTTCCTAATTGGTCAGGAGAAGAGCTCCACAATTCCACAGTGTTCAAGCTTGAAGGCCTAGCTAGAGCTATTGAAG CTTGTGTGAATGAGTACTTTAGGGAAGAAACAGAACTAAACCAAGACAAATCAAAAGAGGATCCCATATATGAAGGTTATAAGGCTGTGTTGGACTCCAAGTCTCTGGATGAAACCATG GCCTTACATGCAAGTTGGGAACCAAGGCATTCAAGACACTGTCACAGATTTCCATGGCAGCGATACGTGAAATTGGGAAACGTTCTTCGACATTTTGGATACACCATTGTAGCTCTACATGGATGTCTAGGAACTGAAATTCAG ACCCCAAGATCTGTTAGGTTACTCTTCAAGGACCCATGCATTCGCCTTGCTGGAGAAGTATCGAAAGCACTAATGGAACTCTCCAACAGCATGAGAAATCGCCGCCATTGCTCTCCCGAAATACTATCCGATCACCTCCATGAAGCTCTCCAAGACCTAAACACAGCCATAAAATCACAACCAAGACTGTTCCTAGGCTCCAACAGCAACCAGGCTACCAACATGCTTGCCCTAGCAGCTGCACACGCCACACAACAAAAGCAAGGAGTCTCATTATCAAGCGTGAAAACCGACAGTTCAGCGCTGCTCGAGTGGAAAACAAAGAGGGCTAATGAGCAGGCAAAGGAGCCGGAGAGAAAGTTCTTGAGGCCACAACCGAGTAAAATTGCCATCACCAGTCTTGAGTTCTCGGAAGCGCTTCCGTTTGCCGCTTTTGCATCTCTGCTGGTGGAGACGGTGGCAAAGTTGGATAATGTGATCGAGGAAGTTGAAGAGTTGGGGAGAATTGCATGCTTCAAAGAGTACGAGCATGGGGATGAGAATATTGTTGTAACTTATGAGAGGCCACCGGTGAATCCTATCCAAAACCATTTGCCTTCCCATGGGGCTGATTAA